Proteins from a genomic interval of Polaribacter sejongensis:
- the glmM gene encoding phosphoglucosamine mutase produces the protein MTLIKSISGIRGTIGGKTADNLTPIDAVKFASAYGAFIKARNSGKKKIKVVVGRDARISGKMISSLVANTLVGLGIDVIDLGLSTTPTVEVAVPLEKADGGIILTASHNPKQWNALKLLNEKGEFLNGAEGEKILALAESEDFSFAEVDDLGSYKKNKKYLKKHIKEVLNLDLVDVKAIKKAKFKVVVDGVNSTGGIFIPALLKKLGVKCIELYCTPNGEFPHNPEPLKEHLTDISELVVKKKADFGIVVDPDVDRLALISEDGSMFGEEYTLVACADYVLGKLGGGNTVSNLSSSRALRDVTEKHGGTYTASAVGEVNVVIKMKETNTVIGGEGNGGIIYPASHYGRDSLVGVALFLSHLANKKISCKELRDSYPSYFMSKNKIQLTPEIDVDKILETMASTYSNEDVNTIDGVKIDFADEWIHLRKSNTEPIIRIYTEAKSQQAADDLAVRFINEIKAIIA, from the coding sequence ATGACATTAATAAAATCAATTTCAGGAATTAGAGGAACCATTGGCGGAAAAACTGCTGATAATTTAACACCAATAGACGCTGTAAAATTTGCTTCTGCTTACGGAGCATTTATTAAGGCAAGAAATTCTGGTAAGAAAAAAATAAAAGTAGTAGTTGGTAGAGATGCTCGTATTTCTGGTAAAATGATTTCTAGTTTAGTAGCTAATACTTTAGTAGGGTTAGGAATCGATGTAATTGATTTAGGTTTATCTACAACACCAACGGTAGAAGTTGCTGTTCCTTTAGAAAAAGCGGATGGAGGAATTATTTTAACAGCATCTCACAATCCAAAACAATGGAATGCTTTAAAATTATTAAATGAAAAAGGAGAATTCTTAAACGGAGCAGAAGGAGAAAAAATTTTAGCTTTAGCAGAAAGTGAAGATTTTTCATTTGCAGAAGTAGATGATTTAGGTTCTTATAAAAAGAATAAAAAATACTTAAAAAAACATATTAAAGAGGTTTTAAATCTAGATTTAGTAGATGTTAAAGCGATTAAAAAAGCAAAATTTAAAGTAGTTGTAGATGGTGTAAATTCTACAGGAGGAATTTTTATTCCTGCTTTATTAAAGAAATTAGGTGTTAAATGTATAGAATTATATTGTACTCCAAATGGTGAGTTTCCTCACAATCCAGAACCTTTAAAAGAACACTTAACAGATATCTCTGAATTGGTGGTAAAGAAAAAAGCAGATTTCGGAATTGTAGTAGATCCAGATGTAGATCGTTTGGCTTTAATTTCTGAAGACGGTTCTATGTTCGGAGAAGAATATACTTTAGTTGCTTGTGCAGATTATGTTTTAGGGAAATTAGGTGGTGGAAACACGGTTTCTAATTTATCATCTTCTAGAGCATTAAGAGATGTAACAGAAAAGCATGGAGGAACGTATACAGCTTCAGCAGTTGGAGAAGTAAATGTGGTTATCAAAATGAAAGAAACCAATACAGTAATTGGAGGAGAAGGAAATGGTGGAATCATTTATCCTGCATCTCATTATGGTAGAGATTCTCTAGTAGGAGTTGCTTTGTTTTTATCGCATTTAGCAAATAAGAAAATATCTTGTAAAGAATTAAGAGATTCGTACCCAAGTTATTTTATGAGTAAAAATAAAATTCAGTTAACGCCAGAAATAGATGTTGACAAGATTTTAGAAACAATGGCTTCTACCTATTCGAACGAAGATGTAAATACCATAGATGGTGTAAAAATTGATTTTGCTGACGAATGGATTCACTTAAGAAAATCGAATACAGAGCCAATTATTAGAATCTACACAGAAGCAAAATCTCAGCAAGCTGCAGACGACTTAGCTGTAAGATTTATCAATGAAATTAAAGCAATAATAGCATAG
- a CDS encoding helix-turn-helix transcriptional regulator: protein MQNKKRRDFENCKILDLEALKSNFINKIAVEKSKNKYCGFLCIEYEILQEFGVGSIIELQFNCMSILISNFLLSSDLVVLEKIEERRLQLSFLIEGEKIMSFDNSSDDILYESQESYMAFIKSFDGFYRITKSKPYREVEIKLSNEFLDQHGLNKGLIYKKITDKDLIIPITEDIIILLSNLELKYSEEISFKILLEAKILEILASQINNYKNINSNQTPVKSDKLLKTLYKVRLFLKNNLDKNYSLSQLSLQFGLNENLLKTKFKKIFDTTLNEFYHEEKMKKAKKLLKTTQIPIYEISEQVGYKNATHFSAAFKRYFKETPNAFRNTLGVYHL, encoded by the coding sequence ATGCAGAATAAAAAAAGACGTGATTTTGAAAATTGTAAAATTTTGGATTTAGAAGCTCTAAAATCAAATTTTATTAATAAGATAGCTGTTGAAAAATCTAAGAATAAATATTGTGGTTTTCTCTGTATCGAATATGAAATTTTACAAGAATTTGGTGTTGGATCAATTATCGAATTACAATTTAATTGTATGTCTATATTAATTAGTAATTTTTTATTAAGTTCAGACTTAGTTGTTTTAGAGAAAATTGAAGAAAGAAGATTACAATTGTCCTTCCTTATAGAAGGAGAAAAAATAATGTCATTTGATAATAGTAGCGATGATATTTTATATGAAAGTCAAGAGTCTTATATGGCATTCATTAAAAGTTTTGATGGTTTTTACAGAATAACAAAAAGTAAACCATACAGAGAGGTTGAAATAAAACTATCAAATGAGTTTTTAGATCAACATGGATTAAATAAAGGATTAATTTATAAAAAGATTACAGATAAGGATCTCATTATTCCAATTACAGAAGATATAATAATATTATTATCAAACCTGGAGCTAAAGTATTCAGAAGAGATTTCTTTTAAAATTTTATTGGAAGCTAAAATTTTAGAAATTTTAGCAAGTCAAATAAATAATTATAAGAATATAAATTCGAATCAAACACCTGTAAAAAGTGATAAATTACTAAAAACACTTTATAAGGTAAGGTTATTTTTAAAAAACAATTTAGATAAAAATTATTCATTAAGTCAATTATCACTTCAGTTTGGCTTGAATGAAAATTTATTAAAAACAAAATTTAAGAAAATTTTTGATACTACACTAAATGAATTCTATCATGAAGAAAAAATGAAAAAAGCTAAAAAGTTATTAAAAACAACACAAATTCCTATTTATGAAATTTCGGAACAGGTTGGTTATAAAAATGCAACTCATTTTAGTGCAGCGTTTAAACGTTATTTTAAGGAAACTCCTAATGCTTTTAGAAACACATTAGGTGTTTATCATTTATAA